The following are encoded in a window of Poecile atricapillus isolate bPoeAtr1 chromosome 21, bPoeAtr1.hap1, whole genome shotgun sequence genomic DNA:
- the ABHD11 gene encoding protein ABHD11 yields MCGTVEVGTGRGNGALQPLEALYTPCYGSTRAAPGWGHRAQPQPLSSSAGRPCSGGDPLSPAFQGQLSGSGRGEEPLDAAGTLPARSPKSGAAGGAARRFPRPGAALGRGRPARPLPPARRHAPAGRDKGARAVAGARGQSWGKRGRGGARGAAAAGAAVPAGGGRQGAAESPAAAGSRPGRSRCPRAPRAGAGAGARGVSAGSGPAAALPTRAAAVRPPGGARSRHGGGAGAGPPRALRHGPRAAPVAAMMLRRLPRGPAPPPLPRSLPQPAAAAARSVATAVPLAHVEVEGRRDRPPLVLLHGLFGSHSNFQTVAKTLVRRGSGKVLTVDARNHGSSPHSPLMTYEAMSLDVQHLLSHLGITKCILVGHSMGGKTAMTLALQQPDLVERLISVDIGPGSTAPVSEFSAYISAMKEVKVPVGLSRSAARQLADEQLQPVVKLPQLRQFLLTNLVEVEGRYVWRVNLEAISRHLADIMNFPIFHKPYPGPALFLGGSDSPYISSRDYPEIQRLFPKAEIQYIKGAGHIVHQDKFEEFITAVLSFLPQL; encoded by the exons ATGTGCGGCACGGTGGaggtgggcacagggagggggaACGGGGCGCTCCAGCCCCTCGAGGCACTTTACACACCCTGCTACGGCAGCACCCGAGCGGcaccgggctggggacacagggctcagccgcagcccctctcctccagcGCCGGGCGTCCCTGCTCGGGTGGGGACCCGTTGTCCCCGGCATTCCAGGGACAGCTCTCCGGGAGCGGCCGAGGCGAGGAGCCGCTGGATGCCGCAGGGACACTCCCTGCCCGCAGTCCAAAGTCTGGGGCCGCCGGGGGGGCCGCGAGGCGCTTCCCCCGCCCGGGAGCCGCGCTGGGGCGAGGCCGCCCTGCTCGGCCGCTCCCTCCCGCCCGCCGCCACGCTCCAGCGGGCAGGGACAAAGGGGCAAGAGCCGTCGCAGGAGCGCGGGGCCAGTCTTGGGGGAAGCGCGGTCGGGGCGGCGCGCGCGGGGCTGCGGCGGCCGGTGCCGCTGTGCCTGCGGGCGGAGGGCGGCAGGGCGCTGCGGAATCCCCGGCGGCCGCAGGGAGCCGCCCCGGCCGGTCTCGCTGCCCCCGGGCCCCAAgggccggtgccggtgccggtgcccgCGGGGTCAGCGCAgggagcggccccgccgccgccctccCCACACGCGCTGCCGCCGTccggccgccagggggcgcccgCAGCCGCCACGGGGGCGGGGCaggggcggggccgccgcgcGCGTTGCGTCACGGCCCGCGCGCCGCTCCCGTCGCCGCCATGATGCTCCGCCGGCTGCCCCGCGGCCCGGCCCCACCGCCCCTCCCGCGCTCCCTCCCTcagcccgccgccgccgccgcccgctccGTGGCCAC TGCAGTGCCCCTGGCCCATGTGGAGGTGGAGGGCCGCAGGGATCGGCCACCCCTTGTCCTGCTACATGGGCTCTTTGGCAGCCACAGCAACTTCCAGACGGTGGCCAAGACGCTGGTGCGCCGTGGTAGCGGCAAG gtgCTGACGGTGGACGCCCGGAACCACGGCagcagcccccacagccccctgaTGACGTATGAAGCGATGAGCCTGGATGTGCAGCACCTCCTGAGCCACCTGGGCATCACCAAGTGCATCCTCGTGGGACACAGCATGGGGGGCAAGACGGCCATGACACTGGCCTTGCAGCAG CCAGACCTGGTGGAGCGCCTCATCTCTGTAGACATTGGTCCTGGCTCAACTGCCCCCGTGTCTGAATTCTCTGCCTACATCTCAGCCATGAAGGAGGTGAAGGTCCCGGTGGGGCTGAGCCGCTCGGCAGCACGCCAGCTGGCAGatgagcagctgcagcctgtggtcAAG CTCCCACAGCTGAGACAGTTCCTCCTCACCAACCTGGTGGAGGTGGAGGGCCGCTATGTGTGGCGGGTGAACCTGGAGGCTATTTCCCGGCATCTGGCAGATATCATGAACTTCCCCATCTTCCACAAGCCGTATCCTGGTCCTGCACTGTTCTTGGGAGGGTCTGACTCGCCCTATATCAG ctccagagacTACCCAGAGATCCAACGCCTCTTCCCCAAGGCAGAGATCCAGTACATTAAAGGTGCAGGCCACATAGTCCATCAGGATAAATTTGAAGAATTCATCACTGCTGTCCTCAGTTTCCTGCCACAGCTGTAG
- the CLDN3 gene encoding claudin-3: MSMGLEIGGVALSVLGWLCSIICCALPMWKVSAFIGNNIVTAQILWEGLWMSCVVQSTGQMQCKVYDSMLALPQDLQAARALLVVAIILAVLGLMVAIVGAQCTRCVEDESTKAKITIVSGVIFLLSGVMTLIPVCWSANTIIRDFYNPLVIEAQKRELGTSLYVGWAASALLLLGGGLLCCSCPPKDDRYPTGKVAYSAPRSAVTSYDKRNYV, encoded by the coding sequence ATGTCGATGGGGCTGGAGATTGGCGGCGTGGCCTTGTCTGTGCTGGGTTGGTTGTGCAGCATCATCTGCTGTGCGTTGCCCATGTGGAAGGTGTCGGCCTTCATCGGGAACAACATCGTGACGGCCCAGATCctgtgggaagggctgtggatgAGCTGCGTGGTGCAGAGCACGGGGCAGATGCAGTGCAAGGTCTACGACTCCATGTTGGCGCTGCCACAGGACCTGCAAGCCGCCCGCGCCCTGCTGGTGGTGGCCATCATCTTGGCCGTCCTGGGCTTAATGGTGGCCATCGTGGGTGCCCAGTGCACCCGCTGCGTGGAGGACGAGAGCACCAAAGCCAAGATCACCATCGTCTCTGGCgtcatcttcctcctctctggTGTAATGACCCTCATCCCCGTCTGCTGGTCGGCCAACACCATCATCCGGGATTTCTACAACCCGCTGGTGATCGAAGCACAGAAGCGAGAGCTGGGCACCTCGCTCTACGTGGGCTGGGCGGCCTcggcactgctgctgctgggggggggcctgctctgctgctcctgcccccccAAAGACGACAGGTACCCCACGGGGAAGGTGGCCTACTCCGCCCCACGCTCTGCCGTCACCAGCTACGACAAGAGGAACTATGTCTGA